In a genomic window of Helianthus annuus cultivar XRQ/B chromosome 10, HanXRQr2.0-SUNRISE, whole genome shotgun sequence:
- the LOC110885660 gene encoding pentatricopeptide repeat-containing protein At4g16835, mitochondrial — protein MIQRRQFRTTHYGFSILNALLQLSSYHKPSFCPTTKWKNPYENSNHNPIHCHGNNLDGVKSSNRMITEYIRQGDLNLAYNVFKNMSIRTTITYNSLLTGYAKTAGRVQDARQLFDKIPEPDIVSYNTMLNCYMCNCGIKAAQAFFDQMLVRDTVSWNTMLSGLCQNGMMDDARQLFGEMPERNNVSWNVMISGYVATGDLVVAEKLFRNAPVKCVVAWTAMVTGYMKSRKVDLAEKMFDEMPERNLVTWNTMVSGYVDNGRAEDGLKLFRTMVETGVKPNSSTISSVLLGCSNLCSLKLGKQVHQFINKSPLSLHTMVNTSLISMYNKCSDLETAWKLFRETLHKDIVTWNAMISGYAQHGEGEKALLLFDTMKKEVKPDWITFIGVLSACNHAGLVNRGIQYFDSMQRDYKIEPKPDHFTCMVDLLGRAGKLVEALNLIKAMPFKPNPAIYGTLLGACRVHKNLELAEYAARNLLEGDPSSAAGYVQLANVYAAMRKWDGVSKVRRSMKENKVVKYPGYSWIEVMNRVHEFRSGDRIHPELVLIHEKLNELETKMKVAGYIPVLEFALHDVGDHQKEKLLLWHSEKLAIAYGLIKMPRGVPIRVFKNLRVCGDCHEATKFISAIEKREIIVRDNSRFHHFKEGKCSCGDYW, from the coding sequence ATGATTCAACGCCGTCAATTCAGAACAACCCACTATGGATTTTCAATTCTCAATGCTCTACTGCAACTGTCATCGTATCATAAACCTAGTTTCTGCCCTACCACAAAGTGGAAAAACCCATATGAAAATTCAAACCATAACCCAATTCATTGTCATGGAAATAATTTGGATGGGGTAAAGTCATCCAACAGGATGATCACCGAATACATCCGTCAAGGCGATCTTAATTTAGCATATAATGTATTTAAAAACATGTCAATTAGGACTACTATTACGTACAATTCACTGTTAACAGGATATGCCAAAACAGCAGGAAGAGTTCAAGATGCCCGCCAACTGTTTGATAAAATTCCTGAACCAGATATTGTGTCTTATAACACAATGTTGAATTGTTACATGTGTAACTGCGGGATCAAGGCTGCCCAGGCCTTTTTTGACCAAATGTTGGTTAGAGATACGGTGTCTTGGAACACGATGCTATCGGGTTTATGTCAAAATGGGATGATGGATGATGCACGTCAACTGTTTGGTGAAATGCCTGAGAGAAATAATGTGTCGTGGAATGTTATGATTTCGGGGTATGTTGCTACGGGTGATTTAGTGGTTGCTGAAAAGTTGTTTAGGAATGCTCCTGTTAAATGTGTGGTTGCGTGGACTGCTATGGTTACGGGTTACATGAAGTCTAGAAAGGTTGATTTGGCGGAGAAGATGTTTGACGAAATGCCTGAGAGAAATCTTGTGACGTGGAATACGATGGTGTCGGGTTATGTGGATAATGGACGAGCGGAAGATGGTTTGAAACTTTTTAGAACAATGGTTGAAACCGGGGTTAAGCCCAATTCATCGACCATAAGCAGTGTTTTACTGGGTTGTAGTAATCTTTGTTCGCTAAAACTAGGTAAGCAAGTGCACCAATTCATAAATAAATCTCCACTTTCTTTACACACCATGGTGAATACGTCTTTAATCAGTATGTACAACAAGTGCAGTGACTTGGAGACCGCATGGAAGTTGTTTCGTGAAACTTTACATAAAGATATCGTCACATGGAACGCTATGATTTCAGGATATGCTCAACATGGTGAAGGCGAAAAAGCTCTTTTGTTATTCGATACTATGAAAAAAGAAGTTAAACCCGATTGGATCACTTTCATAGGAGTTCTATCAGCTTGCAACCATGCTGGATTGGTCAATCGTGGGATTCAATACTTTGATTCGATGCAGAGAGACTACAAAATCGAACCCAAACCCGACCACTTCACTTGTATGGTTGACCTTCTTGGTCGAGCCGGTAAGCTTGTCGAGGCTTTAAATTTAATAAAAGCTATGCCTTTTAAGCCCAACCCGGCTATATACGGGACCCTTTTAGGTGCTTGTAGGGTCCACAAGAATTTAGAGCTAGCTGAATACGCAGCTAGAAATTTGCTTGAGGGTGACCCGTCAAGTGCGGCTGGTTACGTTCAACTCGCTAACGTCTACGCAGCCATGAGGAAATGGGACGGTGTATCTAAAGTTAGAAGATCAATGAAAGAGAATAAAGTCGTTAAATATCCGGGGTATAGTTGGATTGAAGTAATGAATCGTGTGCATGAGTTTCGATCAGGTGATAGAATCCACCCTGAACTGGTGTTGATTCATGAAAAACTGAACGAATTGGAGACGAAGATGAAAGTGGCTGGGTATATTCCTGTTCTTGAATTTGCGTTACATGATGTCGGTGATCACCAAAAGGAGAAGTTATTGTTATGGCATAGTGAGAAACTGGCGATTGCATATGGTTTGATTAAAATGCCACGAGGGGTTCCGATTAGGGTTTTCAAGAACTTAAGGGTGTGTGGGGATTGCCATGAGGCCACGAAGTTTATATCTGCAATAGAGAAAAGGGAAATCATTGTGAGAGATAATTCGCGTTTTCATCATTTTAAGGAAGGGAAATGCTCTTGTGGTGATTATTGGTGA